A window of Cohnella herbarum contains these coding sequences:
- a CDS encoding extracellular solute-binding protein: MRLRKWILYTILLAAVAAGYAIRSWGQDESFYPAVAASAIDAVAGDENGVPYYAAAANRLEAEGPPFFAGEAIEIDPSGYAAASPDAVLSTGPDAELGSRALFWENGSGWTEWKVEVPADGVYELEFTYKSMKQDSSSSIFYALEIDGQSPFSEAGNLEFVKRWRDKDVPYRKDAIGNEIRSMQAESSAWLTARMTNYAVSSEPLKFRLTAGVHTLRFTARNEPMAWGAIRLRAPDPIPDYAEYSAAVETGNTATGGASEPSATVVSASAGDEAWFSLIEGERYSLKSHPSVQTGTQNEPYVSPDGEGRFVYNILDGLRWKRAGEWAEWTFEVPSEGWYEIDVKYFQRFVGKANAYRTVLIDGGTPFRELLHYPFAYNDRLEVHTLGGLGGAPFKFRLAAGEHTIRFVADTSPQYPALLSLQDTVRELYGLEQKLRKLTGDYGANSGDAFRTWDIEGFMPDIGERLEAIRDRLQTAMNYLDGLSGSKTDATQSLRIGISILDDLLRDVDAVPNKLGRFPDLQMRIGTWMDTLANGGMSIDFLVVREPGAHPSLKESTTLNKIPYTAVNFARTFYLNYNARSLNDDNALEVWVGRGRDYASLLQEMIDQSFTPETGVAVNVNFMPDAGALTLSNAGGDQPDVALGLAQDTPVDYAMREASADLSEFSDFKDVASRFHPGVMRSFGYGEGVYALPETQSYPLLFYRKSILNELGLTVPDTWEDLRKLLPTLQESGMKFYFNAKDFVPFFYQRGAEFYTPDGARPAFDTDRAYEAFAQWTELFGKYDLPQEVPAFFQHFKLGTMPIGVADFNTYVQLLTSAPEIRGDWGIAPMPGTLQDGGEVARWAMNTMTAAMILNKSDKKEQAWRFLEWWTRDDVQLQYGNAMESFYGPEYRWNTANMKAMALAPWPADDMAAIKEQNRWVRNVPFLPGGYLLAREMEFAWNRTVVQRVPAKDSLDRSFTALEREMARKRKDLGLRDDDRLAFPVIVRPYDWGEARP; encoded by the coding sequence ATGAGGCTACGTAAATGGATCCTATATACGATTCTGCTCGCCGCCGTCGCGGCCGGATACGCCATCCGGTCCTGGGGGCAAGACGAGTCGTTCTACCCGGCCGTCGCCGCATCGGCGATCGATGCCGTCGCGGGAGACGAGAACGGCGTGCCGTATTATGCCGCCGCGGCTAATCGCCTGGAGGCGGAAGGCCCGCCCTTCTTCGCGGGAGAAGCGATCGAGATCGATCCGTCCGGCTATGCCGCCGCTTCTCCCGATGCGGTCCTTTCTACGGGGCCGGATGCGGAATTGGGTAGCCGCGCGCTCTTCTGGGAGAACGGCTCCGGCTGGACGGAATGGAAGGTGGAGGTGCCGGCGGACGGTGTCTACGAGCTTGAATTCACCTATAAGTCGATGAAACAAGACAGCAGCAGCTCGATCTTCTACGCGCTGGAGATCGACGGACAATCGCCGTTCTCGGAGGCGGGCAACCTGGAATTCGTCAAGCGGTGGCGCGACAAGGACGTCCCTTACCGCAAAGACGCGATCGGCAACGAAATCCGCTCGATGCAAGCGGAGTCCTCCGCATGGCTGACCGCCCGGATGACGAACTACGCCGTCTCGTCGGAGCCCTTGAAGTTCCGGCTGACCGCAGGCGTTCATACGCTGCGTTTCACGGCCCGGAACGAGCCGATGGCATGGGGAGCGATCCGTCTGCGCGCGCCGGATCCGATACCGGATTATGCCGAATATTCGGCTGCCGTGGAAACGGGAAATACCGCGACCGGCGGCGCATCGGAACCTTCGGCGACCGTCGTCTCCGCTTCCGCGGGGGACGAGGCGTGGTTCTCGCTGATCGAAGGGGAGCGGTATTCGCTGAAGTCCCATCCGTCCGTGCAGACGGGCACGCAGAACGAGCCTTACGTGTCCCCGGACGGCGAAGGCCGGTTCGTTTACAACATTTTGGACGGCTTGCGCTGGAAAAGGGCGGGCGAATGGGCGGAGTGGACGTTCGAAGTGCCGTCCGAAGGCTGGTACGAGATCGACGTGAAATATTTCCAGCGTTTCGTCGGGAAAGCGAACGCCTATCGCACCGTGCTGATCGACGGCGGGACGCCGTTCCGCGAGTTGCTGCATTATCCGTTCGCGTACAACGATCGGCTGGAGGTTCATACGTTGGGCGGCTTAGGCGGCGCTCCTTTTAAGTTCCGCCTTGCGGCGGGCGAGCATACGATCCGGTTCGTGGCCGATACTTCGCCTCAATATCCGGCGCTTCTATCGTTGCAAGACACCGTTCGGGAATTGTACGGCCTCGAGCAGAAGCTGCGCAAGCTGACGGGGGACTACGGAGCCAATTCGGGCGACGCTTTCCGTACATGGGACATCGAGGGTTTCATGCCCGATATCGGCGAACGGCTGGAAGCCATTCGCGATAGGCTGCAGACCGCGATGAACTATCTGGACGGCCTGAGCGGAAGCAAGACGGACGCGACCCAATCTCTGCGAATCGGCATCTCGATTCTGGACGATCTGCTCCGGGACGTCGACGCCGTTCCGAACAAGCTGGGACGGTTCCCCGATCTTCAGATGCGGATCGGCACCTGGATGGATACGCTCGCCAACGGCGGCATGTCGATCGACTTTCTCGTCGTTCGCGAGCCCGGTGCCCATCCTTCCCTGAAGGAATCGACGACGTTGAACAAGATCCCGTATACGGCGGTCAATTTCGCGAGGACGTTCTATTTGAATTACAACGCCAGATCCCTGAACGACGACAATGCGCTCGAGGTGTGGGTCGGCAGGGGCCGGGACTACGCTTCCTTGCTGCAGGAAATGATCGATCAGAGCTTTACGCCGGAGACGGGGGTCGCGGTAAACGTCAATTTCATGCCGGATGCCGGCGCGCTCACGCTCAGCAATGCCGGGGGCGATCAACCGGACGTGGCGCTGGGGCTGGCTCAGGATACGCCGGTCGATTACGCGATGAGGGAGGCATCGGCAGATTTGTCGGAATTTTCCGACTTCAAAGACGTCGCATCGCGATTCCACCCGGGCGTTATGCGTTCGTTCGGGTATGGGGAAGGGGTGTACGCGCTGCCGGAAACCCAGTCCTACCCTTTGCTGTTTTATCGCAAGAGCATCCTGAACGAGTTGGGGTTGACCGTGCCCGACACCTGGGAGGATTTGCGGAAGCTGCTGCCGACGCTGCAGGAGAGCGGGATGAAGTTTTATTTCAATGCCAAAGATTTCGTGCCGTTCTTCTATCAGCGGGGCGCGGAGTTTTATACGCCGGACGGCGCCCGTCCCGCGTTCGACACGGATAGAGCTTACGAAGCGTTCGCCCAATGGACGGAGTTGTTCGGCAAATACGACTTGCCTCAGGAGGTGCCGGCTTTTTTCCAGCATTTCAAGCTGGGGACGATGCCGATCGGCGTAGCGGATTTCAACACGTACGTTCAACTGCTCACGTCCGCGCCGGAAATACGCGGCGACTGGGGAATCGCGCCGATGCCGGGTACCCTTCAAGACGGCGGAGAGGTGGCGCGCTGGGCAATGAATACGATGACGGCGGCGATGATTCTGAACAAAAGCGACAAGAAAGAGCAGGCCTGGCGATTCCTTGAATGGTGGACGCGAGACGACGTCCAACTGCAATACGGCAATGCGATGGAATCGTTCTACGGCCCGGAGTACCGCTGGAACACCGCGAATATGAAAGCGATGGCGCTCGCGCCTTGGCCGGCCGACGACATGGCGGCGATCAAAGAACAGAACCGCTGGGTACGCAACGTGCCGTTCCTGCCGGGCGGTTATTTGCTGGCGCGGGAAATGGAATTCGCTTGGAACCGGACGGTCGTTCAGAGAGTTCCGGCGAAAGATTCGCTGGATCGTTCGTTCACGGCGTTGGAACGGGAGATGGCGAGGAAGAGGAAGGACCTCGGGCTTCGCGATGACGATCGGTTGGCTTTTCCCGTCATCGTTCGGCCCTACGATTGGGGGGAGGCGAGGCCATGA
- a CDS encoding ABC transporter ATP-binding protein, with protein sequence MANVSFHHVSKQYRAEKKPSVVDFHLEIADGEFVVLVGPSGCGKTTTLRMLSGLEDITEGEIYIGDRFINYVSPKDRDIAMVFQNYALYPNLSVYENMALGLKLRKTAKHEVELRVKKAAKTLEIAGLLHKKPSQLSGGQKQRVALGRAIVREPEVFLMDEPLSNLDAKLRTQTRAELIRLHRELRTTTVYVTHDQTEAMTMGSRIVVMKDGVIQQADTPERIYGYPANLFVAGFIGSPAMNLIEGAITEEEGKYYFRNKRLRLRLPDQYRAFVTSAKFGKIVMGIRPEHVEMEPRQASDRTDETVEAQIDIIEMMGADSYLYMSLGDIRLISRVVESGSRYHAADKIDIGFRMEKAHFFDGETGRNLGIF encoded by the coding sequence ATGGCGAACGTCTCGTTCCATCACGTCAGCAAGCAGTATCGCGCCGAGAAGAAACCTTCCGTCGTCGACTTTCACCTCGAGATCGCAGACGGAGAGTTCGTCGTGCTGGTCGGCCCTTCCGGCTGCGGCAAAACGACGACGCTGCGCATGCTGTCTGGATTGGAGGACATCACGGAAGGCGAGATCTATATCGGGGACCGGTTCATCAACTATGTGTCGCCGAAGGATCGGGACATCGCCATGGTGTTCCAGAACTATGCGCTGTATCCGAACCTGTCGGTTTACGAGAACATGGCGCTCGGCTTGAAGCTGCGGAAGACGGCCAAACACGAGGTCGAGCTACGGGTGAAAAAAGCGGCCAAAACGCTCGAGATCGCCGGCTTGCTGCACAAGAAGCCGAGTCAACTGTCGGGCGGACAGAAGCAGCGCGTCGCCCTCGGCCGGGCGATCGTTCGCGAGCCCGAGGTGTTCCTGATGGACGAACCGCTGTCCAATCTCGACGCCAAGCTGAGGACGCAGACGCGGGCGGAGCTCATCCGGCTCCACAGGGAGCTTCGCACGACGACCGTCTATGTCACGCACGACCAGACCGAGGCGATGACGATGGGATCTCGTATCGTCGTGATGAAGGACGGCGTCATTCAACAGGCGGATACGCCGGAAAGAATATACGGCTACCCGGCCAATTTGTTCGTAGCCGGTTTCATCGGCTCGCCGGCGATGAATCTGATCGAAGGGGCGATTACGGAAGAGGAGGGCAAGTATTACTTCCGGAACAAGCGTCTGCGCCTGCGGTTGCCCGACCAATATCGGGCGTTCGTCACCTCGGCGAAGTTCGGCAAGATCGTCATGGGAATTCGGCCGGAGCATGTGGAGATGGAGCCTCGTCAAGCGTCGGATAGGACGGACGAGACGGTGGAAGCCCAGATCGACATCATCGAGATGATGGGCGCCGATTCCTACTTATATATGAGCCTTGGCGACATTCGGCTGATCTCCAGGGTCGTGGAGTCGGGTTCCCGATATCACGCGGCGGACAAAATAGACATCGGCTTCCGGATGGAGAAAGCGCACTTCTTCGACGGGGAAACCGGTCGAAATCTCGGAATCTTTTAA
- a CDS encoding extracellular solute-binding protein, which yields MRRVRVFRKSVVLLLISATAVLSACSTSSESSEGSSANASPPLEVSWMNIAYGAPPPGGDAVGQRIEAETNTKISWQWVPLNGYKERLNVALNTGDLADITQVPTSNPIYETATNEAIQAGVFHDLTPYLTGDNLKKYPNLAAYPSAIWDNMTYNGKIWGIPRHPNPPIFTTVHIRKDLLDRAGLPAPTTWEELTEVLLELSDPPGLYGLAMKSTSSADVIANAITGIQNWEVDGEGNFKYRDFMPAFKIYMRWLKQLYDAGAIHPEFPIVEGSETDLFKTGKYVAVAANTHMFTIPDWLARLKENAPGADVLTLKVLKGPQGYATSMATGSWTNLMIGSRVPESDIPRLLKLIDFTSSPVYQRLALYGIEGVHYATKNGAVERNDKYRNEGIEAYTWNDGTYTGADNYLLWDADPDRLRWYKEVFDDSQLKSTYSNPAFNLYSPSLVNKWGDLTRDLERNKVKFVMGVLSEEDWDQYVNRLVSSADYVQIAEELKTAHLKYK from the coding sequence ATGAGACGTGTCCGCGTTTTCCGGAAATCCGTCGTACTGTTGCTTATCTCCGCCACTGCCGTTTTGAGCGCTTGTTCGACTTCGTCCGAATCTTCGGAAGGGAGCAGCGCCAACGCGAGCCCTCCGCTCGAAGTCTCGTGGATGAACATCGCTTACGGCGCTCCCCCGCCGGGAGGAGATGCCGTCGGTCAACGCATCGAGGCGGAGACGAACACGAAGATCAGTTGGCAATGGGTGCCGCTTAACGGGTATAAGGAGCGATTGAACGTGGCGCTCAATACCGGGGACTTAGCGGACATCACCCAAGTGCCGACCAGCAATCCGATCTATGAGACGGCAACGAACGAAGCGATCCAAGCCGGCGTATTCCACGACTTGACCCCTTATCTGACCGGGGACAATCTGAAGAAATACCCGAATCTCGCGGCGTATCCGTCCGCGATCTGGGACAACATGACGTATAACGGGAAGATATGGGGCATACCCCGGCATCCGAATCCGCCGATTTTCACGACGGTGCATATCCGCAAAGATTTGCTGGACCGGGCGGGACTGCCCGCGCCGACGACTTGGGAAGAATTGACGGAAGTGCTCTTGGAGCTAAGCGATCCTCCCGGTTTGTACGGATTGGCGATGAAATCGACGTCGAGCGCCGACGTGATCGCGAACGCGATTACCGGCATCCAGAATTGGGAAGTCGACGGCGAAGGAAATTTCAAGTATCGCGACTTTATGCCGGCCTTCAAAATTTATATGCGATGGCTCAAACAGCTGTACGACGCGGGCGCGATTCACCCCGAGTTCCCGATCGTCGAAGGCAGCGAGACGGATCTGTTCAAAACGGGCAAATACGTGGCGGTGGCTGCCAATACGCACATGTTCACGATTCCGGATTGGCTGGCGAGGCTTAAGGAGAACGCGCCGGGAGCGGACGTGCTGACGCTTAAAGTGCTGAAGGGGCCGCAAGGCTACGCAACCAGCATGGCGACGGGCTCGTGGACGAACCTGATGATCGGCTCGCGCGTGCCGGAATCCGACATTCCGCGCCTGCTGAAGCTCATTGACTTCACCTCGTCGCCCGTCTACCAGCGATTGGCGCTGTACGGCATCGAAGGCGTTCATTACGCGACGAAGAACGGCGCCGTGGAACGTAACGACAAGTATAGAAACGAAGGCATCGAAGCGTACACGTGGAACGACGGTACCTACACGGGGGCGGACAATTACCTGCTCTGGGATGCCGATCCCGACAGGCTGCGATGGTATAAGGAAGTATTCGACGATTCGCAGTTGAAATCGACCTACTCGAATCCGGCATTTAATCTGTATTCGCCTTCGCTGGTCAACAAGTGGGGGGATCTGACCCGGGATCTCGAGCGCAACAAGGTAAAGTTCGTCATGGGCGTGCTGTCCGAAGAGGACTGGGATCAGTACGTGAATCGACTGGTCTCGTCGGCGGACTACGTCCAGATCGCCGAAGAACTGAAGACCGCGCACCTCAAATACAAATAA
- a CDS encoding sensor histidine kinase, whose protein sequence is MPVKMTIFRRLILMLILLILPILGLYMYSNQVSVGVVRNEVKESNLQHLSFLLRQAEMTVEQLTLAANTIGRFQVVDDLIHIDEKRSNYEKVVIKQDIIEKLRLSGASSNWTNQFTVYAPSAGTGVTTLNSADYGAMFAKDAITKEWKYRETSENGMPVKQFVRHTVYPGSRIIVEVSFTADNIRNMLDQIKMKGKNDPFFYHPGDLPILNRTANGTLIEGVVDYLNGRKVDAGGAESGTEYVRLQGRQYMINYVKSETLNWVLVDYVPTEYRLSPIKNSSLLFYACIGMLLAMSIAFALLLYRNVQMPVSQLLHGVRNMERGQFSVRLTNKQKNEFSYLFHRFNQMASQIEQLIENVFAERLRSKEATLKQLQSQINPHFLYNSLAFIKSMTELEEKEAVIAMTLNLSQYYRYTTRVENQEATLGEELELVRNYLTIQSLQMQRFDFELDVPVDMLDIRIPRLILQPIAENAILHGLEPRMEWGLLRIAGERDCAGNRLIVEDNGVGLPEDELEKLRIKLDTPLDNESGCGLWNVHQRLKFRFGPESGVQISPSPSGGLRTVLHWTDHVNKGGPS, encoded by the coding sequence ATGCCGGTTAAAATGACGATTTTCCGCAGACTGATTCTGATGCTGATTCTGCTCATTCTGCCGATTCTGGGGCTGTATATGTATTCCAATCAAGTGAGCGTGGGCGTCGTGCGCAACGAGGTCAAGGAGTCGAACCTGCAGCATCTGTCCTTTCTGTTGCGGCAAGCGGAAATGACGGTAGAGCAGTTAACCCTCGCCGCCAACACGATCGGACGTTTCCAAGTCGTCGACGATCTGATCCATATCGACGAGAAACGGAGCAACTACGAGAAAGTCGTGATCAAGCAGGACATTATCGAGAAGCTGAGATTATCCGGCGCTTCCAGCAACTGGACGAACCAATTCACCGTCTATGCCCCGTCGGCCGGCACCGGGGTCACCACTTTGAACTCTGCGGACTACGGCGCCATGTTCGCTAAGGACGCGATCACGAAAGAATGGAAATACCGGGAGACGTCCGAGAACGGCATGCCGGTCAAACAATTCGTCAGGCATACCGTATACCCCGGTTCGCGGATCATCGTAGAAGTCAGCTTCACGGCGGACAACATCCGAAACATGCTCGATCAGATCAAGATGAAGGGGAAAAACGATCCGTTTTTTTACCATCCGGGCGATCTGCCGATTTTGAACCGAACGGCAAACGGAACGTTGATCGAAGGCGTCGTCGACTATTTGAACGGACGCAAGGTGGACGCGGGCGGCGCGGAAAGCGGCACCGAATACGTCCGGCTGCAAGGCCGTCAATACATGATCAACTACGTCAAGTCGGAAACGCTCAACTGGGTGCTCGTCGACTACGTCCCGACGGAATACCGGCTAAGCCCGATCAAGAACAGTTCCTTGCTCTTCTACGCTTGCATCGGCATGCTGCTCGCCATGAGCATCGCCTTCGCCCTGCTGCTGTATCGCAACGTGCAGATGCCGGTGTCTCAATTGCTTCACGGCGTGCGCAATATGGAACGCGGCCAGTTCTCCGTTCGTTTGACTAACAAGCAGAAGAACGAATTCAGCTATTTGTTCCACCGCTTCAACCAGATGGCGTCCCAGATCGAGCAATTGATCGAGAACGTGTTCGCCGAGCGGCTTCGTTCGAAGGAAGCGACGCTGAAGCAATTGCAATCCCAGATCAACCCGCACTTTCTGTACAATTCTCTGGCTTTCATCAAGAGCATGACGGAGCTGGAAGAGAAAGAAGCCGTTATCGCGATGACGCTGAACTTGAGCCAGTATTACCGGTATACGACGCGCGTGGAAAATCAGGAAGCGACGTTGGGCGAGGAGCTTGAGCTGGTACGCAATTATTTGACGATCCAGAGCCTGCAAATGCAGCGTTTCGATTTCGAGCTGGACGTCCCGGTCGACATGCTGGATATCCGGATACCGCGGCTGATTCTGCAGCCGATCGCGGAGAACGCGATCCTGCATGGGCTCGAGCCTCGGATGGAATGGGGATTGCTGCGGATCGCCGGCGAACGGGACTGCGCGGGCAACCGTCTGATCGTCGAGGACAACGGAGTCGGTCTTCCCGAAGACGAGTTGGAGAAGCTGCGGATCAAGTTGGATACGCCGCTCGACAACGAATCGGGCTGCGGATTGTGGAACGTGCATCAACGGCTGAAATTCCGTTTCGGCCCGGAGTCGGGGGTTCAAATATCCCCCTCCCCGAGCGGCGGATTGCGCACCGTCTTGCATTGGACGGATCATGTAAACAAGGGAGGCCCCTCATGA
- a CDS encoding response regulator, with translation MMHQVLIVDDHPHLVDSMAHTLPWEEMGVIGVHKAYSAHEALQTLDIVPVDLVITDIRMPVMSGLELIREIRRRWKDIKIILMSGYADFEYAKEALRQDVEDYLLKPVPNDELIRSIRGVLDKKAAEWQAVISSQRVLNTFREHLPALKTGFLLELLRGRRLPDDLLQEKLDLYELPFSVREKAALVLVRLEEPLAGYDQRSVSLLEYAIANIAEELFRGDFRIWSCLDDYGYLTFLVCPGSGTTDLSEPERQRMLEQCAAHLQHYVGIYLKGSISALVSDWFEFPETVADRYQQCLFAFRQRIGSERSFFMTIGKTEEVQKTAFLSSLYEPPTLKMTIEAGQWNELRGKLDRIFEELLQDEFQFEEHILEVYLEICGMLAYIAHKNRRRLAELIGDEYEKVAGGLPFKTVKPLREWTFRILDRLFELVDRERQHSRAVIVKQVKEYVMDNLGKDVSIQTVANRVFLHPSYLSRIYKSESGESFSDFVLRVRMEKAVALLKNKGIKVYDISGELGYNQTQHFIKMFKKHYGLTPQEYRERLL, from the coding sequence ATGATGCATCAGGTACTGATCGTCGACGACCATCCCCATCTGGTAGACAGTATGGCCCATACGCTCCCCTGGGAGGAAATGGGCGTGATCGGCGTTCACAAGGCCTATTCCGCCCACGAAGCGCTTCAGACGCTGGACATCGTTCCCGTCGATCTAGTCATTACGGACATTCGGATGCCAGTCATGTCCGGACTGGAACTGATTCGGGAAATCCGCAGACGATGGAAGGACATTAAAATCATTCTGATGTCCGGGTACGCCGATTTCGAATATGCCAAAGAGGCGTTGCGGCAAGATGTCGAGGACTACTTGCTGAAACCGGTGCCGAACGACGAACTGATCCGGTCGATCCGCGGCGTTCTCGACAAAAAAGCGGCCGAATGGCAAGCCGTTATTTCCAGCCAACGGGTGCTGAACACGTTCCGGGAGCATCTTCCCGCGCTGAAGACGGGTTTCCTGCTGGAGCTGCTGCGAGGCCGCCGGTTGCCGGACGATCTGCTGCAGGAAAAACTCGACCTGTACGAGCTTCCCTTCTCGGTCCGGGAGAAAGCGGCGCTCGTGCTCGTTCGGCTGGAGGAGCCGCTTGCCGGGTACGACCAGCGGAGCGTATCGCTGCTGGAATACGCGATCGCCAACATCGCCGAAGAGCTGTTCCGCGGCGATTTCCGGATATGGAGTTGCCTCGACGACTACGGCTATTTAACCTTCCTCGTATGTCCCGGCTCAGGAACGACGGACTTGTCCGAGCCGGAGCGACAGCGGATGCTGGAACAGTGCGCGGCGCATCTCCAGCATTATGTCGGCATCTATCTCAAAGGAAGCATTTCCGCGCTCGTTAGCGATTGGTTCGAGTTCCCCGAGACCGTCGCGGACCGCTATCAGCAATGCTTGTTTGCGTTCCGTCAGCGGATCGGGAGCGAGCGGTCGTTCTTCATGACGATCGGCAAAACGGAGGAGGTCCAGAAGACGGCGTTCCTGTCCAGCCTGTACGAACCTCCGACGCTGAAGATGACCATCGAAGCCGGACAGTGGAACGAACTGCGCGGGAAACTGGATCGGATCTTCGAGGAGCTGCTGCAGGACGAATTCCAGTTCGAGGAGCACATTCTGGAAGTTTACCTCGAAATATGCGGGATGCTTGCGTATATCGCGCACAAAAATCGCCGCAGGCTGGCGGAATTGATCGGGGACGAATACGAGAAAGTAGCCGGAGGTTTGCCGTTCAAGACAGTTAAGCCGCTGCGGGAATGGACGTTCCGCATTCTCGATCGGCTTTTCGAGCTCGTCGACCGGGAACGCCAGCACTCCCGCGCCGTCATCGTCAAACAGGTGAAGGAATACGTCATGGATAACCTCGGCAAAGATGTATCGATCCAAACGGTCGCCAACCGCGTCTTTCTGCATCCCTCCTACTTATCCCGGATCTACAAATCGGAATCGGGCGAGAGCTTCAGCGACTTCGTGCTGCGCGTCCGAATGGAGAAAGCCGTCGCTCTGCTTAAGAATAAAGGGATTAAAGTGTATGATATTTCCGGTGAACTCGGTTATAACCAGACGCAGCATTTTATCAAAATGTTCAAAAAACATTACGGCCTGACGCCACAGGAGTATCGGGAACGCCTGCTTTGA
- a CDS encoding ABC transporter permease, with amino-acid sequence MKSLIDEWKYVSGSKYSRLIFIGPLIAALFFGLMFSHNQISESPVVVIDEDHSSYSRQLISKINASQYMNVTNVYSSRMNPEILLANERAVAVIMLPNELELRQQQGISTNIGILMDNAMPSGLTGIRTAIQEIVQTENMTFSMTRLVQKGMDAETAKGIVSPLSLQQRMLFNPTTSYVGFMVLGFVNIVVLMITTSAAGSIVPRLRREGKLFANGRSPLQLWIRSVPYAVLTTLSLFLSYGLLKQVGGMRFEVEPYLFIVPLVVYSMALSLMGLLIGYSAKDLSKVNLRTNFVLYPSFLATGIQLTPLAFPEPFQIIAWALPMNWLNRLIRGMAFRDGALTAYGQELGALLIIIGVVSLLIGLLLLREAGKDYPSRQPLVNPDVLQSSG; translated from the coding sequence ATGAAATCGCTGATTGACGAGTGGAAGTACGTATCGGGCAGTAAATATTCGCGCCTGATCTTCATTGGCCCGCTTATTGCGGCCTTATTCTTTGGATTAATGTTCTCGCACAATCAAATCAGCGAATCGCCTGTCGTTGTCATAGATGAGGATCACAGCTCTTATTCACGGCAGCTAATCTCTAAGATTAACGCATCGCAGTACATGAACGTCACCAACGTATATTCCAGCCGCATGAACCCGGAAATCTTACTGGCAAACGAGCGGGCTGTAGCGGTCATCATGCTTCCCAATGAGTTGGAGCTGCGTCAGCAGCAGGGGATATCGACGAATATCGGCATCTTAATGGACAACGCGATGCCTTCGGGGCTAACCGGCATCCGAACCGCGATTCAGGAAATCGTCCAAACGGAAAATATGACCTTTTCCATGACCCGTCTGGTTCAAAAAGGGATGGATGCGGAAACGGCTAAAGGGATTGTTTCTCCGTTGTCGCTTCAACAGCGGATGCTGTTTAATCCGACCACGAGTTATGTCGGCTTTATGGTGCTTGGATTCGTGAATATTGTGGTTTTGATGATCACGACAAGCGCGGCGGGCTCGATCGTACCTCGTTTGCGTCGGGAAGGGAAGCTCTTCGCGAACGGAAGGTCGCCTTTGCAGCTCTGGATTCGTAGCGTACCTTACGCTGTCCTGACCACCCTTTCGCTGTTCCTAAGCTACGGATTACTTAAGCAGGTCGGGGGAATGCGGTTTGAAGTGGAGCCTTATCTTTTTATCGTCCCGCTGGTTGTTTATTCCATGGCCTTGTCGCTTATGGGCCTGTTGATCGGCTATTCGGCCAAAGACCTGTCCAAAGTCAATTTGCGAACCAATTTCGTATTGTATCCGTCGTTTCTTGCTACCGGAATTCAACTGACTCCGCTTGCGTTTCCCGAGCCTTTTCAAATTATTGCATGGGCTTTGCCAATGAATTGGCTTAACCGGCTCATACGCGGGATGGCTTTTCGGGATGGCGCGCTAACGGCTTACGGTCAGGAGTTGGGGGCGCTGCTGATCATTATCGGCGTGGTCTCCTTGTTAATCGGATTACTGCTGCTAAGGGAAGCGGGTAAAGATTATCCAAGTCGGCAACCGCTTGTTAATCCGGACGTTCTGCAGAGTAGCGGTTAG
- a CDS encoding HlyD family efflux transporter periplasmic adaptor subunit — protein sequence MKTKAGFYIGIALALIVGGSLLAVKGKDAVSQAENRKQGMLEAEQSTIFYQKGSGSIVEVGAAVGDSMKQGDVLFKVKSAEEGETEVLAPHDGLINRIVVKPGDQVRQGAPMAVLQKNNYYADLYIQESEIQKLEVNQSIGVHFPYLDHPTQVTGVVTSISAAPQFANLRMTREKGQADLSMFLVRVSMDSSADLLPGMTAEVKLDEIAD from the coding sequence ATGAAAACAAAAGCAGGTTTTTATATCGGAATTGCGTTAGCGCTGATCGTTGGAGGTTCGCTTCTTGCCGTGAAAGGGAAGGATGCCGTCAGTCAGGCCGAGAACAGGAAACAAGGAATGCTCGAGGCGGAGCAATCGACGATTTTTTATCAGAAGGGATCAGGGTCCATTGTAGAGGTTGGCGCGGCTGTAGGCGATTCTATGAAACAGGGGGATGTGTTATTCAAAGTTAAGTCTGCCGAGGAGGGAGAAACGGAAGTACTCGCTCCGCACGACGGATTGATTAACAGAATTGTCGTAAAGCCGGGGGATCAAGTACGGCAAGGTGCGCCGATGGCGGTTCTGCAGAAGAATAACTATTATGCAGACCTCTACATACAGGAAAGCGAAATCCAGAAACTCGAGGTTAATCAAAGCATTGGCGTTCATTTTCCATACCTGGATCACCCAACGCAGGTGACCGGCGTCGTTACTTCGATCTCGGCCGCCCCTCAATTTGCGAACTTGCGCATGACGCGCGAAAAAGGACAAGCGGATTTAAGCATGTTTCTTGTCCGGGTATCCATGGATTCGAGTGCGGATTTGCTTCCGGGTATGACGGCGGAGGTGAAACTTGATGAAATCGCTGATTGA